Within Alphaproteobacteria bacterium, the genomic segment TTCCCGCTGGAGGCGCCGGGCCTGCTGATGGAGGACGTCACCAGCCGCATCGCGGCGATGGACGCGCAGGGGCTGGATGTCGCGGCGCTTTCCATCAATCCGTGGTGGTACGACCGGGACCGCGACCTTTCGGCCGAGATCATACGGCTGCAGAACGAGGCGCTGGTGGAAATCTGCGCCGCCAGCCCGGACCGTTTCGTCGCCTTCGCCACCGCGGCCCTGCACCACCCGGACCTCGCGGTGGAGCAACTGGAGCATGCGGTGAAAAAGCTCGGCTTCCGGGGCGTCGGCGTCGCCGGCAGCGTCGACGGGCTGGAACTCGCCGACCGGAAATTCGATCCGTTCTGGGCGAAATGCGAGGAACTGGACGTGCTGGTCTTCCTGCACCCCAAGGGCGTGCGCGAACTGAACGAAAGCACCCGCTTCAACGGCAACGGTTTCCTGCAGAACACGCTGGGCAACCCGCTGGAGACCACCATCGCGCTGACCCACCTTATCTTCGAGGGCACGCTGGATCGCCATCCGGGGCTGAAGATTTGCGCCGCCCATGGCGGCGGCATGTTCCCCTCCTACGCCAACCGCCACGATGCGGTGATCCGCACCTTCCCGGGCAAGGTCGGCAATGTGCCGAAGAAGAAGCCGACCGATTACCTGAAGGACGGCCAGCTGTTCTTCGACACCATCGTCTTTACCGAGGAAGCCCTGCGCCACCTGATCGCGGAGACCGGCGCCGACCGGATCATGATCGGCACCGACTATCCCTTCCCCTGGACCAGCACGGAAGTCGACCTGGTGCTGAACACGCCGGGGCTGAGCGACGACGACCGCATCGCCATCCTGGGCGGCACGGCGGCGAGGTTGATGGGGATCTGAGGCGCGGCAGCGTTACCCGCTGAACTGTCCCGCGAGCAATACGGTGGCCGCCGCGGCGAGACAGCCCCAGAAAAGCGCTTTGCGGACGGTCGGCGAAAGGGCCCGGCCCCCTGTATCGCCGTCGGCCTGCGTGCCGTCGTCGACCGGCGATCCGGGCTCCGGCAGCGCGTCGACGAGCCGGACCGCGATGGCCAGCAGTCCCGGTTTCCGCCAGTCGTCTTCCGGCAGCCGGGCGAGGCTGTCGGCCAGGTCCGCCGCGGCGTCGGCTCGCGGCATCTCCGACAGGCGCGCCGCTTCCGCCCACGGGTTCGGCCCCAGCCGCGCCAGGGCGGACAGGACAGTCAGCCGCTGGCCGTTTTCCTCCTCCCCGATGACGGTGAAAAGGAAGTCGTTGAACCGTGAATGACCAAGTGCGTATTCGTGGCGAAGCGTCATGTCGATATCCCGTATTGAACCGATATTATTCAAAATAAATGCGTGTATTATAATTGCCGTTATTTCAACGATTATTGTTCACAGATAGGCATTCCCTTATGGGATTCAACGCATATATCTACGGTGCTATAGAGATTCGCGGGCGGTGCGGGCCGCCCTGCGACGACGCGGAGAATTTCGCGCGCTTCCTCTTCCATCGGTCGTCCATGTTCAGCTTATCCGCGCAAAATAGCCGAAGACGGCGAAGGCGCAAAATACCGTGCAGTTTATTCTCAGCTCCTCCTGGACGCCCAGCTTCCGGAACGCGGCCAGATCCAGCGGAAGCCAGGCCACGACCACCAGGAAATAGCCGAGCAGGTTACGGCTCTGGATATAGTCCGGCCGGTTGACTGCCGGGATGGTGAAGGCCCGGAAAACCTTGCTGACCCCCGTCAGCAGATACGCGATCACTATGACTTCCACCCAGGTCAAGACGGTCCCCCCTCGTGTTCCATGGGGGCAGGATAGCGCAGCCTGTTTCCCTGTGGCTATACGGGACATCGCCATGGCCGGGGGGCCTGACGATCCTCCTCGATTGATCGGGCCGGCCTTAATCGCCTCTTCGCCTGACGCCCGCCTTTACCGTCCCCCCCCCCCCACACCCTCCGGAACCTTTCCGCAGCCCTCCGCGTTGGTTTTCTTACCGCAACAGGCACGGAAGGATACCTCATGTTCAGACGCGGCTTGACGATTACCACCTCCGCCGTCGCCCTGACCCTGGCCGCCGTGACGGCGCCGGTCGAGGCGAACTGGCTCAATGACATCCTGAATGACGACATCGCGGAAGTCCGTAAGATGAATGCCGAAGGCTCGGATTTTTCGGCCCATCTGGCGCGGGAATACCGCCAGCTGGCCCTGTTCGAGGCGGATGCGATGTATGATTTTCCCGCCTCCGACTATTTCGCCGACAAGGCGCTGGCCGTGCGGGACGGGCGCGATGAAATCCCCGCCGTCCCGCAGATCTGGGATATCGAGCCGGCCCTCATGGATGAACTGATCGCCAGCCGCGAGCAGCTGACCGCCGCGTTTCGCCAGGACGCCAAGGCGCTGGCGCCGCAGCAGGCGGCGACGGCCCAGGCGAAGTATGACTGCTGGGTCGAGCAGACGGAGGAAGGCTATGCCTATCCATGGCAATCGGCGCATATCGTCAACTGCAAGGAGGCGTTCCGGTCGGCCATGAGTGAGCTGGACAGGGCCATCGACGCGGCGCGCCCGGCCCCGGTTGCCGTGGCGCCCGCCGCGCCGCAGGACCCGACCTATGTGCCGACCGATGACAGGGCGGTCGTGTATTTCGATTTCGACCAGGCGCGGATCACGCCGGACGCGCAGGCGACAATCGACCGGCTGGTCGAGCGCGTCGCGGCGGGGCGGAATATTGTCGTGACCGTCGAGGGGCATGCGGACCGTTCGGGTCCCGCGGACTATAACCGGGAACTGTCGCGCGAACGCGCCCTGGCGGTCCGGGAGGCGCTCCTTCGCCACGGGCTGGATGTCCGTGACGTCAGGGAGCTGAACATCGTCGCGGAAGGCGAGAGCGATCCGCTTGTGGAGACCGGCGACGGCGTCCGGCACCCGAAGAACCGCCGCGCGGAAATTGCGGCCTATCGCCTGCAACCGGCCGCCGCGGGAACTTTCGGCGCTGCGTCGCGTTAACAGTGTATCGCTCATATGGAAAAGGAGACTGTTATGATCCGTCGTATCATGTCGTCGTTAATCGTTCTCACGTTCGCAACCGCCCTCGCCGCCTGTGGCGATACCTGGCGCGGGGCCAAGCAGGATACCGGCGAAAACATCGAGGCGACCGGCGAAGCCCTCGACAGAACCGGCGAAAAGGTCAAGCGGTAGGCGCATACCCCCATTGGATCGGGCCGGGCGGCTGGCCCGCTTCGACAATGCAGTCACGATTGCCGGTTATGTCCCGGCAGTTCAATGGTGAGGATCAGCGTGCTGAGGCTCTTGCCGTGCACGTCCTGCGCCAGCGAGCGCGTCACCCCGCCGCCCAGCGCACCCTCGATGACGAAATTGAGCGCCCGCAGCTTCGGCAGTTCGTAGCGCCGCACCGGCCCCGGCGTGATGTGGCTGTAGGCCTTCGCCACCACGTCCACGGTCAGTTCCCGCCGCAGCACGTTCCAGGCCGCGTCGTCATAGGCGGTGACGGAGATGTTGGAGGTATTGCCCTTGTCGCCGGCGCGGCTGTGGCCGAGGTCGTATACGCGCACCATCAGGCGGCTCCTTCCACATAAATCCGGGGTTTGACCAGATGGCGCGGCAGCAGCACCGACTGCACCGCCAGGATCTCGCGCACGATCGGGTCGATCCCGCCGCCGCCGCCCGAGGGACCGTTCACATGCATCGCCCGCGTCTCGAAGCCGACCTGTCCGGCGGCCGCCCGGCTGTCGCAGCGCGCGGCGACGCGGAGCCGCACCTCATAGGGCTCCGGCCCGTCCGGCTCCCTGCCGTGCAGGCTGGACATGCCGATCAGGTCGACCCGCATTTCGGTGTAGGTATAGGGGTTTTCGCGCAGCCGCTGCTGGATGATCCCGGCGGCCAGCTTCGCCCGCGCCACCGCGTTGATCCCGGCATAGGAGACCTGTCCCTCGCCGATGAAGCCGTCCTGGTAGCCGATGGAGACCTTGTAGCTGTCGGTATGCGGCCTGGCCGCCGCGCCCGTCACCCGCACCCGGTCGGGGCCGGTTTCGTGCAGTTCGACATCGGTCACGTCCAGCACGCAGTCCGGCGTGATATAGGCGGCCGGATCGTGCATTTCATACAGCAGCTGTTCGGTGGCGGTCGCGCGGTCCAGCCGCCCGCCGGTGCCGGGGCATTTGCCGACCTCGACCCCGCCGTCCAGGGTGATATCCGCATAGGGATTGCCGAGATGGGCAAGGTCCGGGACGTCCTTCATGCCCGGGTCGGCGAAGCAGCCGCCGGTCAGCTGCCCCGAACATTCCAGCAGGTGCCCCGCGACCGTGCCGGCGGCGAGGCGCGGCAGGTCGTCCGGCGACCATTTCCAGTAATGCATGGCGGGGGCGAGGAACAGCGAGGGGTCGGATACCCGCCCGGTGATGACCAGCGGCGCGCCGGTTTCCAGCGCCCGGCAGACCACGTCCGCGCCCAGATAGGCATGCGCCGCCACCATGTTCGGCAGCAGGCTTTCCACCGGCTCGCCGGTTTCCATGACCGGCAGTTCCGGCATGGCGCGGATGATGCTTTCGATATCGTCGCCCTCGACCACCGCCACGGGCACATTGCCCAGCCCCTGTTCTTCCGCCATCAGCCGCACGGCGCGCGCGCCGCCGCCGGGATTGGCCGCGCCCATATTGGTGACGATGCGTACATGCCGATCCAGGCAGAGCGGCAGGATGCGCTCCATGCGTTCGATCAGGCGCGGGTTGTAGCCTTTCTCCGGGTTGTGGCGGCGGGTCAGGCTTTCGCGCGCGGTGGTCCGCTCGGCCAGGCATTCGAAGACGAGGAAGTCGAGATCCGCGCGCTCGACCAGGTCGATGGCGGGCTCGATGCGGTCATCCGCGAAACCGGCGCCGACGCCGATGCGCACGACATCCGTTGGTTTGGGCATGGTGGGGAGTCTCCGGGCTGGAAAGGTCGATGGATCGTTGCCCGCATTATGGGGCGACCGGACGGCCGGACGCAACGCCGCCCGGCGCGTATCGGCGCAAGCGGCATCAACCCGCCGCGTCGCCCAGGATTTCGGTGCGCGCCGCATAGAGCGGGTCCGAGGTGTCCCGCGTTCCCCATGGCCCTGCGCCCTGCCGCGCGCCGCCCTTCGCGACGGAGGTGAAGCGGTTGTCGATGACGAGGGTGCGCCGCGCGATCCGCCACTCGCCGTCGCGCCGTTCGAAGCGGTCCAGGTAGCGTCCCCAGGACTGCCGGCAGATCATGTCGCCGGGCGCGAGGCCTTCCGCCTCCATGCCTTTCGGGTCCAGGCCTTCCGGCGGGCGCAGGCGGCGGCTGGCGTAATAGGTTTCGACCATGGCGAGATCCGGCCCCGCGAACTCGATCAGGCACTGGCCGAGGAAATGCATGGAGTTGTCGTAGCCTTTGAAATTGACGCCCAGCCAGGCGATGAAGCCGTCGATATCGCCGCTGTAATCGACATGGTCGTCATGGGCATCGGGGTGATAGGCGGAGCGGATGATCGCTTCGTCGCCGCGGTCGACGCCGCGGGCATAGCGGCACATCGTGTCCCGGATCGCGGCCCGGTCCGCGAGCTGCCGGAGGGTATCGCTGTCGGATCCGTTCATGGTCGCCTCCTTTGGTGTCCCGGCCCGTGTCAGGCCTGTTGGTGTCCCGTTTGTTCGTGCGACGGCCGATCCGCTATAGTGCCGCAATCAAACGAGGGGAGCTTCAGTATGCCATATATCCAGTCCGACGGCGCGCGCCTGTATTACGAGCAGGCGGGTACCGGAACACCGATCGTCTTCGTCCATGAATTTTCGGGCGACCTGTGGAGCTGGGAAAAGCAGATCCAGCATTTCAGCCGCCGCTATCGTTGCGTTGCCTTCAACGCCCGCGGCTATCCGCCGTCGGACGTGCCGGACAAGCCGTCGGGCTATTCGCACAAGAAGTCGGTGGATGACGTCGCGGCGGTCATGCGGCACCTCAAGATCGCCAGGGCGCATATCGTCGGCTGTTCGATGGGCTCGCGCACGACGCTGGATTTCGGTTTGCGCTATCCGCGCATGGCGATGTCGCTGACCATGATCGGCATCGGCAGCGGCGGCGATCCGCGAGATGTGGAGGCCTTCAAGCGCGACGCCGAGGCCCGCGCAAGGCTCTACGAGGAAGGCGGCCTCGCCGAAGTGCTCAAGGGCCTGCGCAAGGCGGAGAACCGCATTCAGCTTAAACGCAAGAACCCGCGCGCCTTCGACGATTTCTGCCGCCGCTTCATGGATCATTCCGCGCAGGGCAGCGCCCATATTTCGCGCCAGGTGATG encodes:
- a CDS encoding amidohydrolase family protein — encoded protein: MGIGPTDIGFVGCELRSAAMDGGGHGHSHAERREVHVNGTRIKTVDIHAHCAVPAALAAADFPLEAPGLLMEDVTSRIAAMDAQGLDVAALSINPWWYDRDRDLSAEIIRLQNEALVEICAASPDRFVAFATAALHHPDLAVEQLEHAVKKLGFRGVGVAGSVDGLELADRKFDPFWAKCEELDVLVFLHPKGVRELNESTRFNGNGFLQNTLGNPLETTIALTHLIFEGTLDRHPGLKICAAHGGGMFPSYANRHDAVIRTFPGKVGNVPKKKPTDYLKDGQLFFDTIVFTEEALRHLIAETGADRIMIGTDYPFPWTSTEVDLVLNTPGLSDDDRIAILGGTAARLMGI
- a CDS encoding OmpA family protein, encoding MFRRGLTITTSAVALTLAAVTAPVEANWLNDILNDDIAEVRKMNAEGSDFSAHLAREYRQLALFEADAMYDFPASDYFADKALAVRDGRDEIPAVPQIWDIEPALMDELIASREQLTAAFRQDAKALAPQQAATAQAKYDCWVEQTEEGYAYPWQSAHIVNCKEAFRSAMSELDRAIDAARPAPVAVAPAAPQDPTYVPTDDRAVVYFDFDQARITPDAQATIDRLVERVAAGRNIVVTVEGHADRSGPADYNRELSRERALAVREALLRHGLDVRDVRELNIVAEGESDPLVETGDGVRHPKNRRAEIAAYRLQPAAAGTFGAASR
- a CDS encoding entericidin B signal peptide protein, which translates into the protein MIRRIMSSLIVLTFATALAACGDTWRGAKQDTGENIEATGEALDRTGEKVKR
- a CDS encoding acyclic terpene utilization AtuA family protein, encoding MPKPTDVVRIGVGAGFADDRIEPAIDLVERADLDFLVFECLAERTTARESLTRRHNPEKGYNPRLIERMERILPLCLDRHVRIVTNMGAANPGGGARAVRLMAEEQGLGNVPVAVVEGDDIESIIRAMPELPVMETGEPVESLLPNMVAAHAYLGADVVCRALETGAPLVITGRVSDPSLFLAPAMHYWKWSPDDLPRLAAGTVAGHLLECSGQLTGGCFADPGMKDVPDLAHLGNPYADITLDGGVEVGKCPGTGGRLDRATATEQLLYEMHDPAAYITPDCVLDVTDVELHETGPDRVRVTGAAARPHTDSYKVSIGYQDGFIGEGQVSYAGINAVARAKLAAGIIQQRLRENPYTYTEMRVDLIGMSSLHGREPDGPEPYEVRLRVAARCDSRAAAGQVGFETRAMHVNGPSGGGGGIDPIVREILAVQSVLLPRHLVKPRIYVEGAA
- a CDS encoding nuclear transport factor 2 family protein, which produces MNGSDSDTLRQLADRAAIRDTMCRYARGVDRGDEAIIRSAYHPDAHDDHVDYSGDIDGFIAWLGVNFKGYDNSMHFLGQCLIEFAGPDLAMVETYYASRRLRPPEGLDPKGMEAEGLAPGDMICRQSWGRYLDRFERRDGEWRIARRTLVIDNRFTSVAKGGARQGAGPWGTRDTSDPLYAARTEILGDAAG
- a CDS encoding alpha/beta hydrolase — its product is MPYIQSDGARLYYEQAGTGTPIVFVHEFSGDLWSWEKQIQHFSRRYRCVAFNARGYPPSDVPDKPSGYSHKKSVDDVAAVMRHLKIARAHIVGCSMGSRTTLDFGLRYPRMAMSLTMIGIGSGGDPRDVEAFKRDAEARARLYEEGGLAEVLKGLRKAENRIQLKRKNPRAFDDFCRRFMDHSAQGSAHISRQVMARRVSLFDMEKPLAAMKVPSLVVVGDEDPRALDSGLFMKQVSPAVGLAVVPSTGHLVNLEEPDLFHRLTEDFLALVESKKWRPRGK